A window of Aeromicrobium sp. A1-2 contains these coding sequences:
- a CDS encoding YhjD/YihY/BrkB family envelope integrity protein, giving the protein MVEWIAPSAVASATLSVLGALYWPLLAALAIAGLATLYHVGVPWRTPWRRDLPGAVLAMILWLMAAAGLRAYLALTLGGDAVFSQLGVPIAVVLWLYVSSIAVLLGRN; this is encoded by the coding sequence GTGGTCGAGTGGATCGCACCGAGCGCCGTCGCTTCCGCGACGCTGAGTGTCCTCGGAGCGTTGTACTGGCCCCTGCTGGCCGCGCTCGCGATAGCCGGCCTCGCGACCCTGTACCACGTCGGCGTCCCCTGGCGGACGCCCTGGCGGCGCGACCTGCCGGGGGCGGTGCTCGCGATGATCCTGTGGTTGATGGCCGCCGCGGGCCTCCGCGCCTATCTTGCGCTGACCCTCGGCGGAGACGCTGTGTTCAGCCAGCTCGGGGTGCCGATCGCGGTGGTGCTGTGGCTCTACGTCTCCTCGATCGCGGTGCTTCTCGGGCGGAACTGA
- a CDS encoding acyl-CoA desaturase: protein MTQETRIDSDSQNRYVSHFTDLVQDVKEAGLLERRRGYYWWQIGVHVAAFFAIWVGFFLLGNSWFQLILAGALGVIVTQFGFLGHDAAHRQMFTSSAWNSWTARILAGAFAGLSFAWWRSKHNMHHKAPNLEGYDPDIGPGAIAFTPGIVAQRTTGFAGWFVQRQGWLFFPLLTLEGLNLHAESIRAARDKQSKQPWRRVELFLVVTRLAAYVAILLAFLPLGKAVAFFAVQMAVFGFCLGASFAPAHKGMPIIPPEMKLDFLRRQVMVSRNVRGNPVVDWAMGGLNYQIEHHLFPNMPRCNLKKAQPLVRAHCEREGIDYMEVGLFNSYAIVVDYLNNVGLRARDPFDCPLSAQLRAPALSQRRLTPYGWCTRSHRPIDPKAVMS from the coding sequence GTGACACAGGAAACCCGGATCGACTCCGACTCCCAAAACCGTTACGTCAGCCATTTCACCGACCTGGTGCAGGACGTCAAGGAAGCCGGCCTCCTGGAGCGACGGCGCGGCTACTACTGGTGGCAGATCGGCGTCCACGTCGCGGCGTTCTTCGCGATCTGGGTGGGCTTCTTCCTGCTCGGCAACTCGTGGTTCCAGCTGATCCTCGCGGGTGCGCTCGGCGTGATCGTGACGCAGTTCGGGTTCCTCGGCCACGACGCGGCTCACCGGCAGATGTTCACGTCGTCGGCGTGGAACTCCTGGACCGCCCGCATCCTCGCCGGCGCCTTCGCGGGGCTGAGCTTCGCGTGGTGGCGGAGCAAGCACAACATGCACCACAAGGCGCCGAACCTCGAGGGCTACGATCCCGATATCGGTCCAGGTGCGATCGCGTTCACCCCCGGCATTGTCGCCCAGCGCACGACCGGCTTCGCCGGCTGGTTCGTGCAGCGGCAGGGCTGGCTGTTCTTTCCGCTGCTGACGCTCGAGGGACTCAATCTGCACGCCGAAAGCATCCGGGCTGCCCGCGACAAGCAGTCCAAGCAGCCGTGGCGCCGGGTCGAGCTGTTCCTGGTCGTCACGCGGCTCGCGGCCTACGTTGCGATACTCCTGGCGTTCCTGCCGCTAGGCAAGGCGGTGGCGTTCTTCGCGGTCCAGATGGCCGTGTTCGGCTTCTGCCTCGGAGCGTCTTTTGCCCCGGCACACAAGGGCATGCCGATCATCCCGCCAGAGATGAAGCTCGACTTCCTGCGCCGTCAGGTCATGGTCTCGCGCAACGTCAGGGGCAACCCCGTCGTCGACTGGGCGATGGGTGGCCTCAACTACCAGATCGAGCACCACCTGTTCCCCAACATGCCGCGCTGCAATCTCAAGAAGGCGCAGCCGTTGGTCCGCGCGCACTGTGAGCGTGAGGGCATCGACTACATGGAGGTCGGGCTGTTCAACTCGTACGCGATCGTCGTGGACTACCTCAACAACGTCGGCCTGCGGGCCCGCGATCCGTTCGACTGTCCGCTGTCAGCCCAGCTGCGCGCCCCGGCCCTGAGCCAGAGGCGACTCACGCCGTACGGTTGGTGCACCCGGTCACATCGGCCGATAGACCCGAAAGCAGTGATGTCCTGA
- a CDS encoding NADH:flavin oxidoreductase, with product MTQLGTPLTLPSGLELPHRIVKAAMTENLSDADNQPTPRHEALYRRWARGSAGGLLVTGNLMVDRRFLERSRNIVADAHLDVAGLRRLRRAADSSPVIAQLNHPGRQTNRFLASTPVAPSASAAVPMMGMFARPRALDTSEIEGIVAAFGTAAALCQQAGLEGVQVHAAHGYLLAQFLSPHVNQRTDAWGGDVAGRSRALIEAVRAARTRTGPGFTVGVKLNSSDFRHGGFTEDDAEQVIRLLVDEGVDLIEISGGTYESPALFGEVAELGQGSNAKEAYFAAFARRARSAAGGVPIMLTGGIRTRSVMESLLADAGVDLIGLGRPMAIDPDLPTKLLAGAAGTTLPRYTLPTAIGFAGESEWYESQIGRMGAGLEVKPNLNAAVAATGFVAGELGRGLSARRRRARLVNSLQV from the coding sequence ATGACCCAGCTCGGCACTCCGCTGACCCTGCCCAGCGGACTGGAACTGCCGCACCGCATCGTGAAGGCGGCGATGACGGAGAACCTGTCCGACGCCGACAACCAGCCCACGCCGCGCCACGAAGCGCTCTACCGTCGTTGGGCGCGGGGCTCGGCCGGCGGTCTGCTGGTCACCGGCAACCTGATGGTGGACCGGCGCTTCCTGGAGCGCAGCCGCAACATCGTCGCCGACGCGCACCTCGATGTAGCCGGACTGCGCCGGCTCCGCAGGGCAGCCGATTCGTCTCCGGTCATCGCGCAGCTGAACCATCCGGGCCGGCAGACCAACCGGTTCCTTGCCTCGACACCAGTGGCACCCAGCGCCAGCGCGGCAGTGCCGATGATGGGCATGTTCGCCCGACCGCGCGCCTTGGACACATCAGAGATCGAGGGGATCGTCGCCGCGTTCGGCACGGCCGCCGCGCTGTGCCAGCAGGCTGGGCTCGAGGGCGTCCAGGTGCATGCGGCCCACGGGTACCTGCTGGCGCAGTTCCTGTCACCTCACGTGAATCAGCGAACCGACGCCTGGGGCGGCGATGTCGCGGGTCGTTCGCGGGCCCTGATCGAGGCGGTCCGGGCAGCGCGGACGCGCACGGGACCCGGATTCACGGTCGGGGTGAAACTGAACTCCTCGGACTTCCGGCACGGCGGTTTCACCGAGGACGATGCCGAACAGGTGATCCGGTTGCTGGTCGATGAGGGCGTCGACCTCATCGAGATATCCGGGGGAACCTATGAGAGCCCGGCTCTGTTCGGTGAGGTGGCCGAGCTCGGTCAGGGCTCCAACGCCAAGGAGGCCTACTTCGCAGCGTTCGCCCGCCGTGCGCGCAGCGCGGCCGGTGGGGTCCCCATCATGCTCACCGGCGGGATCCGGACCCGCTCGGTGATGGAGTCCCTGCTCGCCGACGCTGGGGTCGACCTGATCGGCCTGGGCCGGCCGATGGCCATCGACCCGGATCTTCCGACGAAGCTGCTGGCCGGGGCCGCCGGGACGACCCTTCCGCGCTACACGCTGCCCACCGCGATCGGATTCGCGGGCGAGTCCGAATGGTACGAGTCGCAGATCGGACGGATGGGCGCGGGACTCGAGGTCAAGCCGAACCTCAACGCGGCGGTGGCCGCGACTGGATTCGTCGCCGGCGAGCTGGGCCGTGGGCTCAGCGCAAGGCGACGGCGCGCACGCCTCGTGAACAGCCTGCAGGTCTGA
- a CDS encoding zinc-binding dehydrogenase, with protein sequence MLPESVRLVGSPDRVVTIADPDADALGVEFSSAADNRADLLAEDLAAVARGDLEVTVAQVLPLAEAAEAHRILDGGHAGGKVVLRP encoded by the coding sequence CTGCTCCCCGAGTCGGTGCGCCTGGTCGGATCGCCGGACCGGGTCGTGACGATCGCCGATCCCGACGCCGATGCGCTGGGCGTCGAGTTCAGCTCGGCGGCCGACAACCGCGCCGACCTGCTGGCAGAGGACCTGGCCGCCGTGGCCCGCGGTGACCTCGAGGTCACGGTCGCCCAGGTGCTGCCGCTGGCCGAGGCCGCCGAGGCGCATCGGATCCTCGACGGCGGCCACGCCGGCGGCAAGGTCGTGCTGCGGCCCTAG
- a CDS encoding carbohydrate-binding domain-containing protein codes for MAEAVELTLADGSSEGGSGVSVDGDTVTINAAGTYRISGTLTSGSLAVDAPDDVVNLVLDGVDITAADVAAINVVEAQQVVVWLADGSDNVLADAAGAAVDETVEDSPNATLFSSANLWIAGDGTLAVTAHAADAITSKDTLVMSGGDVTVDAADDGVRGKDQLVITGGTLAANAQGDALRSDNESVTDEPDAAVGVIWIDGGALDLTAGSDAMDAARQVTVLGGDLTIAAGDDGIHSDSVLRIAGGTVDITESVEGIEGAYMYLSGGDVSVVATDDGINVSGGAEALAEETAESTDGTAAEPDAAAGSRPEGGQPPGDAPAGDQAGGAAEPEGQASTTDAVDDLASLTVSAMEGNGFGGPAEGDNGNRFLELSGGTYVVDTTSDGVDVNGSMVMTGGTLVVSGTENVRQGAIDVDDVFTITGGRSRRTACPPWRSRRARTPPRRLLRSPSAAPCRQTRSSPLPMAMVRRSRPFPPEGLGLLHLLLRCPREGSRLRHLGRRRGDREQHRLAGARRHGHRRDRHRHGRCAVGAIGAARTPMRAAFARASEAFVA; via the coding sequence GTGGCCGAAGCCGTCGAACTCACGCTGGCCGACGGATCGTCTGAGGGCGGCAGCGGCGTGAGCGTCGACGGCGATACCGTCACGATCAACGCGGCCGGCACCTACCGCATCAGCGGCACGCTGACCTCGGGCTCGCTCGCCGTCGACGCACCCGATGACGTCGTCAACCTCGTACTCGATGGCGTCGACATCACAGCGGCAGACGTGGCTGCCATCAACGTGGTCGAGGCCCAGCAAGTCGTGGTCTGGCTGGCGGACGGCAGCGACAACGTGCTCGCGGATGCCGCCGGAGCCGCCGTGGACGAGACGGTCGAGGACTCGCCCAATGCGACCCTGTTCTCGTCCGCCAACCTGTGGATCGCCGGCGACGGCACACTGGCCGTCACGGCGCACGCCGCCGACGCGATCACCTCGAAGGACACTCTTGTCATGTCCGGCGGAGACGTCACGGTCGACGCGGCCGACGACGGTGTGCGCGGCAAGGACCAGCTCGTGATCACCGGCGGCACCCTCGCCGCGAACGCCCAGGGCGACGCATTGCGATCGGATAACGAGTCGGTCACCGACGAACCGGACGCGGCGGTCGGCGTCATCTGGATCGACGGCGGAGCGCTGGACCTCACAGCGGGCTCCGACGCGATGGATGCTGCCCGCCAGGTCACGGTGCTTGGCGGAGACCTGACGATTGCCGCGGGCGATGACGGCATTCACTCCGACAGCGTTCTGCGCATCGCAGGTGGAACCGTGGACATCACCGAGAGTGTCGAAGGCATCGAAGGCGCCTACATGTACCTCTCCGGCGGCGATGTCTCCGTGGTGGCCACCGATGACGGCATCAACGTCTCCGGTGGCGCGGAAGCGCTCGCAGAGGAGACTGCCGAGTCGACCGACGGCACGGCCGCCGAGCCCGACGCGGCCGCGGGCAGCCGACCCGAGGGTGGTCAGCCCCCAGGTGACGCACCGGCCGGTGACCAAGCCGGTGGCGCCGCCGAGCCCGAGGGCCAGGCCAGCACGACCGACGCAGTCGACGACCTCGCCTCGCTGACGGTGTCCGCGATGGAGGGCAACGGCTTCGGCGGTCCCGCTGAGGGAGACAACGGCAACCGGTTCCTGGAGCTCAGCGGCGGCACGTACGTCGTCGACACGACCAGCGACGGTGTCGATGTCAACGGATCCATGGTCATGACGGGCGGCACCCTGGTGGTTTCCGGCACGGAGAACGTCCGCCAGGGCGCCATCGACGTGGATGACGTGTTCACCATCACCGGGGGACGCTCGCGGCGAACGGCATGTCCACCATGGCGGTCGCGCCGGGCGAGGACTCCTCCCAGGCGACTCTTGCGCTCACCTTCGGCAGCACCGTGCCGGCAGACACGGTCATCACCATTGCCGATGGCGATGGTACGCAGATCGCGTCCTTTTCCACCCGAAGGCCTCGGACTCCTACATCTACTCCTCCGATGTCCTCGAGAAGGGAGCCGACTACGCCATCTCGGTCGGCGGCGAGGTGACCGGGAACAGCACCGGCTGGCTGGTGCTCGACGGCACGGCCACAGACGGGACCGCCATCGGCACGGTCGCTGCGCGGTAGGCGCCATCGGAGCGGCCCGCACTCCGATGCGGGCCGCGTTCGCGCGCGCCAGCGAAGCCTTCGTGGCGTGA